The following proteins are encoded in a genomic region of Arcobacter suis CECT 7833:
- a CDS encoding MFS transporter, producing the protein MKENENTTPLWSAVWAMSLCAMVLVASEFMPVSLLTPLATDLTITEGYAGQSISISGLFALVTSLFLTSIIGHTNRRTVLLFFTILMGISGVIVANAPNAMILMIGRALLGICIGGFWSMSAATIMRLVPSHLVPKALAILNGGNALSTMIAAPLGSFLGGIIGWRGAFFCIVPIAIIAFIWLYKSMPSLPSRHTYGHRPKLSSVFKLLKQWKVTLGMLSTMLFFMGQFALFTYLRPFLETQTKVDFEMLSLILLVMGIGGLIGTFIIGDVLKTRLYSLLIIIPFLMMLIVIGLIYFAHSITVIFILMALWGFLGTSAPVAWWTWLSKVLPHEAEAGGGLMVAIIQLAITLGAAFGGLLFDIYGFEITFVFSAIILAMATLMASITAFHTYKKQ; encoded by the coding sequence ATGAAAGAAAATGAAAATACAACTCCTTTATGGAGTGCAGTTTGGGCAATGTCTTTATGTGCCATGGTTTTAGTGGCATCCGAATTTATGCCTGTTAGTTTATTAACACCTCTTGCCACAGATTTAACTATAACAGAGGGATATGCTGGGCAATCTATTTCAATTTCAGGTCTGTTTGCATTAGTAACTAGTCTTTTTTTAACTTCAATAATTGGACATACAAATAGACGAACTGTATTGCTGTTTTTTACTATTTTAATGGGAATATCAGGTGTTATTGTGGCAAATGCTCCAAATGCTATGATTTTAATGATTGGACGAGCTCTTTTAGGAATTTGTATTGGTGGTTTTTGGTCAATGTCAGCAGCAACTATTATGCGGTTAGTTCCCTCACATTTAGTTCCAAAAGCATTGGCAATTTTAAATGGTGGAAATGCCTTATCAACAATGATAGCAGCACCACTTGGGAGTTTTTTAGGAGGAATTATTGGTTGGAGAGGTGCATTTTTTTGTATTGTTCCCATTGCAATTATTGCTTTTATTTGGTTATATAAATCTATGCCATCACTTCCATCAAGACATACTTATGGGCATAGACCAAAATTGAGTAGTGTATTTAAACTGTTAAAACAATGGAAAGTAACTTTAGGAATGCTTTCAACAATGCTTTTTTTTATGGGACAATTTGCTCTTTTTACTTATCTTCGTCCTTTTTTAGAGACACAAACAAAAGTTGATTTTGAGATGTTATCTTTAATTTTATTAGTTATGGGAATTGGTGGGCTTATTGGAACTTTTATAATCGGAGATGTTTTAAAAACAAGGCTTTATAGTTTATTAATCATTATTCCATTTTTAATGATGTTGATTGTTATTGGGCTTATTTATTTTGCTCACTCCATAACAGTCATATTTATTTTGATGGCTCTATGGGGATTTTTAGGAACTTCAGCTCCTGTTGCTTGGTGGACTTGGCTTAGTAAGGTTTTACCACATGAAGCAGAAGCTGGAGGTGGATTAATGGTTGCAATTATTCAATTAGCAATAACTTTAGGTGCTGCATTTGGTGGATTACTTTTTGATATATATGGATTTGAAATTACCTTTGTATTTAGTGCGATAATATTAGCAATGGCAACATTAATGGCTAGTATTACAGCTTTTCATACATACAAAAAACAATAA
- a CDS encoding iron-containing alcohol dehydrogenase, translating into MENFSFYNPTKIEFGKEKEKNIGEYIKPFNIKKVLLTFGSDRIKKDGLFDVVIKSLKENNIEYIEFEGITSNPVLSKVYEAIEVAKKEKVDAILSVGGGSVLDSSKAIAAGSLYDGDVWDFFIGKNTVQNALPIFDILTLAATGSEMNCGAVVTNEKTNQKYAIQSAHLYPKVSVINPELMNTVSKDYLVYSAADIIAHCIEGYFTASVQPTFINRQIESIIKTVMETTEKLIENPNNYDARAEFAWASTCALNGLTYIGTKDFSYPNYMIEHILSALYNVPHGAGLSVIMPAWMKWYYSKNSIQFERFANEIFGLYSSQEGIQALENWFNKIGTPTKLSQFGLNESNFEEIIKVGLGNAEYFGVGEIYTKEVFEEILNLAK; encoded by the coding sequence ATGGAAAATTTCAGTTTTTACAACCCAACAAAAATAGAGTTTGGAAAAGAAAAAGAAAAAAATATAGGTGAATATATAAAACCTTTTAATATTAAAAAAGTTTTACTTACTTTTGGAAGTGATAGAATCAAAAAAGATGGTCTTTTTGATGTAGTAATTAAAAGTTTAAAAGAAAATAATATTGAATATATAGAGTTTGAAGGAATCACAAGTAATCCCGTTTTATCAAAGGTTTATGAAGCTATTGAAGTTGCAAAAAAAGAAAAAGTTGATGCAATTTTAAGTGTTGGTGGAGGTTCTGTTTTAGATAGTTCAAAAGCAATAGCAGCTGGAAGTTTATATGATGGTGATGTTTGGGATTTTTTTATTGGAAAAAATACAGTACAAAATGCTCTTCCGATTTTTGATATTTTAACACTTGCAGCAACAGGAAGTGAAATGAACTGTGGAGCAGTTGTAACAAATGAAAAAACAAACCAAAAATATGCTATTCAATCAGCTCATCTTTATCCAAAAGTTTCAGTGATTAATCCAGAACTTATGAATACAGTTTCAAAGGATTATTTGGTTTATTCAGCAGCTGATATTATTGCTCATTGTATTGAAGGATATTTTACAGCATCTGTTCAACCTACATTTATAAATAGACAAATTGAATCTATTATTAAAACAGTTATGGAAACTACTGAAAAATTAATAGAAAATCCAAATAATTATGACGCAAGAGCTGAATTTGCTTGGGCATCAACTTGTGCTTTAAATGGTTTAACATATATTGGAACAAAAGATTTTTCTTATCCAAATTATATGATAGAACATATTTTATCTGCACTTTATAATGTTCCTCATGGTGCTGGTTTATCTGTAATTATGCCTGCTTGGATGAAATGGTATTATTCAAAAAATAGCATTCAATTTGAAAGATTTGCCAATGAAATTTTTGGATTATACTCTTCACAAGAAGGAATTCAAGCTTTAGAAAATTGGTTTAACAAAATAGGAACTCCTACAAAATTATCTCAATTTGGTTTAAATGAATCAAATTTTGAAGAAATTATAAAAGTTGGGCTTGGAAATGCTGAATATTTTGGGGTTGGTGAAATTTACACAAAAGAAGTATTTGAAGAGATTTTAAATCTAGCAAAATAA
- a CDS encoding cyclophilin-like fold protein produces MANEIEQKEINMNNKIKLIIGTKVFVATLFENETAKEFKRMLPISLNMIDLNKNEKYFHFSKNFSMDKFSPKMINSGDLMLWNDNSLVLFYETFSTNYQYTKVGKIDNPNMLAQTLGSDDIKITFDLE; encoded by the coding sequence ATGGCAAATGAAATAGAACAAAAAGAAATCAATATGAATAATAAAATAAAATTAATCATAGGAACAAAGGTATTTGTTGCAACTTTGTTTGAAAATGAAACAGCTAAAGAGTTTAAAAGAATGTTACCCATATCACTTAATATGATTGATTTGAATAAAAATGAAAAATATTTTCATTTTTCTAAAAATTTTTCTATGGATAAGTTCAGCCCAAAAATGATTAATTCTGGTGATTTAATGTTATGGAATGACAATAGTTTAGTTCTTTTTTATGAAACTTTTTCAACTAACTATCAATATACAAAAGTTGGAAAAATTGATAATCCTAATATGTTAGCTCAAACACTTGGAAGTGATGATATAAAAATTACTTTCGATTTAGAATAA
- a CDS encoding zinc-binding dehydrogenase: protein MKAQINKGDKVAVAGIGGLGHMAVKLAVSKGAEVYAFTTSADKVKDIKAFGAKEVIVVDNKEKFLAYQGQMDYMISTIPYQFDVASYASVVKPYGFFTQVGMPENFQITLNNLGLSVSRVNFNASLIGGMKETQEMIDYCAKNNVLPEIQIIKADEINQAWKNVENKKARYRYVIDVATI, encoded by the coding sequence ATGAAAGCCCAAATTAATAAAGGTGATAAAGTTGCTGTTGCTGGAATTGGAGGATTAGGACATATGGCTGTTAAATTGGCTGTATCAAAAGGAGCTGAAGTTTATGCCTTTACTACAAGTGCTGATAAAGTAAAAGATATTAAAGCTTTTGGAGCGAAAGAAGTAATTGTTGTGGATAACAAAGAAAAATTCTTAGCATACCAAGGACAAATGGATTATATGATTTCTACAATTCCTTATCAATTTGATGTAGCTTCATATGCAAGTGTTGTAAAACCTTATGGTTTTTTTACACAAGTTGGAATGCCTGAGAATTTTCAAATTACTCTAAATAACCTTGGACTATCTGTAAGTAGAGTTAATTTTAATGCTTCATTAATTGGTGGAATGAAAGAAACTCAAGAGATGATTGATTATTGTGCAAAAAACAATGTTTTACCTGAAATACAAATCATAAAAGCAGATGAAATAAATCAAGCTTGGAAAAATGTAGAAAATAAAAAAGCTCGATACAGATATGTTATTGATGTAGCAACAATTTAA
- a CDS encoding alcohol dehydrogenase catalytic domain-containing protein: MKNKDSRREFIKNSAMIGAGLVLFKSSEVLAKEETKMNNYIKTKAYAAFDESGILKPWTFERRAVGDNDILIEIKFASICHSDIHQEKGHWGKQQYPQVPGHEIVGVVTAIGKNVSKFKIGDRAGVGCMVDGCTT, from the coding sequence ATGAAAAACAAAGATTCAAGAAGAGAGTTTATAAAAAATTCAGCAATGATTGGTGCAGGTTTAGTTCTTTTTAAATCCAGCGAAGTTTTAGCAAAGGAAGAAACAAAAATGAATAATTATATAAAAACAAAAGCTTATGCTGCTTTTGATGAATCGGGAATATTAAAACCTTGGACCTTCGAAAGAAGAGCAGTTGGAGATAATGATATTTTAATTGAAATCAAATTTGCAAGTATTTGCCACTCAGATATTCATCAAGAAAAAGGACATTGGGGAAAACAACAATATCCTCAAGTTCCAGGACATGAAATCGTAGGAGTTGTAACTGCTATTGGCAAAAATGTATCTAAATTCAAAATTGGTGATAGAGCTGGAGTTGGTTGTATGGTTGATGGTTGTACTACTTGA